From a region of the Globicephala melas chromosome 19, mGloMel1.2, whole genome shotgun sequence genome:
- the ETV2 gene encoding ETS translocation variant 2: MDLWNWDEASAQEVPLGSRLSGLEGAELDFYFPELALQGDTLTAETGWKSVCGLGPLSAGEGLPQPDWGSALPYPEAPWGAEPAPQALPWSGDWTDLPCTGSVPWSRVSQALGPALWAGSEGAAAQNCATSAESANSWSGAQVAASSTSWDYSVGPDGATYWGKSLGGEPPADSTISWGGPAGSDYTISWDSGLHTDCTTSSKEYQTSDLTTSSEPSQQSDRATLACYPKANHRGPIQLWQFLLELLHDGARSSCIRWTGNSREFQLCDPKEVARLWGERKRKPGMNYEKLSRGLRYYYRRDIVRKSGGRKYTYRFGGRVPGLVYPDCVESGQGATTQ, encoded by the exons ATGGATTTGTGGAACTGGGATGAAGCATCAGCACAGGAAGTGCCCCTGGGGAGCAGGCTGTCAGGTCTGG AAGGAGCTGAACTCGACTTCTATTTCCCTGAACTGGCACTCCAAGGGGACACGCTGACAGCGGAGACAGGTTGGAAAAGTGTCTGTGGGCTGGGACCCCTGAGCGCTGGGGAAG GGCTCCCACAGCCGGACTGGGGCTCCGCATTACCGTACCCAGAAGCTCCATGGGGGGCGG AACCCGCCCCTCAGGCTCTTCCGTGGTCGGGAGACTGGACAGACTTGCCGTGCACCGGCTCGGTCCCTTGGAGCCGCGTCTCCCAGGCCCTGGGTCCCGCCCTCTGGGCTGGCTCTGAAGGGGCAGCCGCCCAGAACTGCGCCACCTCCGCGGAAAGTGCCAACTCGTGGTCGGGCGCCCAGGTCGCCGCCAGCTCCACCAGCTGGGACTATTCTGTTGGCCCGGACGGCGCCACCTATTGGGGCAAGAGCCTCGGCGGGGAGCCGCCCGCCGACTCTACCATTtcgtggggcgggcctgcgggaTCGGACTATACCATCTCCTGGGACTCGGGGCTGCATACGGACTGCACCACCTCTTCGAAGGAGTACCAGACTTCAGATCTCACCACTTCTTCCGAACCGAGCCAGCAGTCGGACCGCGCAACCTTGGCTTGTTACCCCAAAGCTAACCACCGAG GTCCCATTCAGCTGTGGCAGTTCCTCCTGGAGCTACTCCACGACGGGGCGCGTAGCAGCTGCATCCGCTGGACGGGCAATAGCCGCGAGTTCCAACTCTGCGACCCCAAAGAG GTGGCGCGGCTGTGGGGCGAGCGCAAGAGGAAGCCCGGCATGAATTACGAGAAGCTGAGCCGAGGTCTGCGCTACTACTACCGCCGCGACATCGTGCGCAAGAGCGGGGGGCGCAAGTACACGTACCGCTTCGGGGGCCGCGTGCCTGGCCTAGTCTATCCCGACTGCGTGGAGAGCGGACAGGGAGCAACGACTCAATAA
- the RBM42 gene encoding RNA-binding protein 42 isoform X1 — protein sequence MAGAGPAPGLPGAGGPVVPGPGAGIPGKSGEERLKEMEAEMALFEQEVLGAPVTGIPTAVPAVPTVPTVEAMQVPAAPVIRPIIATNTYQQVQQTLEARAAAAATVVPPMVGGPPFVGPVGFGPGDRSHLDSPEAREAMFLRRAAAAPQRAPILHPAFIPHVLQRADSALSSTAGGPRPMALRPPHQALVGPPLPGPPGPPMMLPPMARAPGPPLGSMAALRPPLEEPAAPRELGLGLGLGLKEKEEAVVAAAAGLEEAGAAVAVGAGGTPAGPAVIGPSLPLALAMPLPEPEPLPLPLEVVRGLLPPLRIPELLSLRPRPRPPRPEPPPGLMALEVPEPLGEDKKKGKPEKLKRCIRTAAGSSWEDPSLLEWDADDFRIFCGDLGNEVNDDILARAFSRFPSFLKAKVIRDKRTGKTKGYGFVSFKDPSDYVRAMREMNGKYVGSRPIKLRKSMWKDRNLDVVRKKQKEKKKLGLR from the exons ATGGCCGGGGCGGGGCCAGCCCCGGGACTCCCGGGTGCAGGAGGACCTGTGGTCCCGGGCCCTGGTGCTGGCATCCCGGGCAAGAGCGGCGAGGAACGCTTGAAGGAGATGGAGGCGGAGATGGCCCT gttTGAGCAGGAAGTTCTGGGGGCTCCGGTTACAGGAATCCCAACTGCTGTGCCTGCGGTGCCCACCGTCCCCACGGTAGAAGCAATGCAAGTCCCAGCAGCTCCTGTGATCCGCCCAATTATCGCCACCAACACATACCAGCAG GTCCAACAGACTCTGGAGGCCCGAGCAGCCGCTGCAGCCACAGTGGTTCCTCCCATGGTGGGTGGCCCACCTTTTGTGGGCCCAG TTGGCTTTGGTCCTGGTGATCGGAGTCACCTGGACAGTCCAGAGGCTCGAGAAGCCATGTTCCTGCGGCGAGCAG CTGCGGCCCCCCAGAGGGCCCCTATTCTGCATCCAGCCTTCATCCCTCACGTGCTACAGAGAGCAG ATTCTGCTCTTTCTTCCACAGCAGGTGGCCCCCGCCCTATGGCTCTGCGGCCCCCTCACCAGGCCCTCGTGGGCCCCCCTCTGCCTGGCCCCCCTGGACCACCTATGATGCTGCCACCGATGGCTCGGGCCCCAGGGCCCCCTCTTGGCTCCATGGCTGCTCTGAGGCCTCCTCTG GAAGAGCCAGCAGCACCCCGAGAGCTGGGCCTCGGCCTGGGGTTGGGcctgaaagagaaggaggaggctgtggtggcagcagcggccGGGCTGGAGGAGGCTGGCGCAGCGGTGgctgtgggggcagggggcacccCAGCTGGCCCTGCAGTCATTGGGCCCAGCCTGCCACTGGCCCTGGCCATGCCTCTGCCCGAGCCTGAGCCCCTGCCCCTGCCGCTGGAAGTTGTGCGAGGCCTACTGCCCCCGCTGCGCATTCCTGAGCTCCTGTCCCTGCGTCCGAGACCCCGGCCCCCTCGGCCTGAACCACCCCCTGGCCTCATGGCTCTTGAG GTCCCAGAGCCTCTAGGTGAggacaagaagaaaggaaagccaGAGAAATTGAAACGCTGCATTCGCACAGCAGCTGGGAGCAGCTGGGAGGACCCCAGCCTGCTGGAGTGGGATGCAG ATGACTTCCGAATCTTCTGTGGGGATCTGGGCAATGAGGTGAATGATGACATCTTGGCACGAGCCTTCAGCCGCTTCCCATCCTTCCTTAAGGCTAAGGTGATCCGCGACAAGCGCACGGGCAAAACCAAGGGCTATGGCTTCGTCAGCTTTAAGGACCCCAGCGACTATGTGCGCGCCATGCGTGAGATGAATG GGAAGTATGTGGGCTCACGCCCCATCAAGCTGCGCAAGAGCATGTGGAAGGACCGGAACCTGGACGTGGTGCGCaagaagcaaaaggagaagaagaaattgGGCCTGAGATAG
- the RBM42 gene encoding RNA-binding protein 42 isoform X3: MAGAGPAPGLPGAGGPVVPGPGAGIPGKSGEERLKEMEAEMALFEQEVLGAPVTGIPTAVPAVPTVPTVEAMQVPAAPVIRPIIATNTYQQVQQTLEARAAAAATVVPPMVGGPPFVGPVGFGPGDRSHLDSPEAREAMFLRRAAGGPRPMALRPPHQALVGPPLPGPPGPPMMLPPMARAPGPPLGSMAALRPPLEEPAAPRELGLGLGLGLKEKEEAVVAAAAGLEEAGAAVAVGAGGTPAGPAVIGPSLPLALAMPLPEPEPLPLPLEVVRGLLPPLRIPELLSLRPRPRPPRPEPPPGLMALEVPEPLGEDKKKGKPEKLKRCIRTAAGSSWEDPSLLEWDADDFRIFCGDLGNEVNDDILARAFSRFPSFLKAKVIRDKRTGKTKGYGFVSFKDPSDYVRAMREMNGKYVGSRPIKLRKSMWKDRNLDVVRKKQKEKKKLGLR; this comes from the exons ATGGCCGGGGCGGGGCCAGCCCCGGGACTCCCGGGTGCAGGAGGACCTGTGGTCCCGGGCCCTGGTGCTGGCATCCCGGGCAAGAGCGGCGAGGAACGCTTGAAGGAGATGGAGGCGGAGATGGCCCT gttTGAGCAGGAAGTTCTGGGGGCTCCGGTTACAGGAATCCCAACTGCTGTGCCTGCGGTGCCCACCGTCCCCACGGTAGAAGCAATGCAAGTCCCAGCAGCTCCTGTGATCCGCCCAATTATCGCCACCAACACATACCAGCAG GTCCAACAGACTCTGGAGGCCCGAGCAGCCGCTGCAGCCACAGTGGTTCCTCCCATGGTGGGTGGCCCACCTTTTGTGGGCCCAG TTGGCTTTGGTCCTGGTGATCGGAGTCACCTGGACAGTCCAGAGGCTCGAGAAGCCATGTTCCTGCGGCGAGCAG CAGGTGGCCCCCGCCCTATGGCTCTGCGGCCCCCTCACCAGGCCCTCGTGGGCCCCCCTCTGCCTGGCCCCCCTGGACCACCTATGATGCTGCCACCGATGGCTCGGGCCCCAGGGCCCCCTCTTGGCTCCATGGCTGCTCTGAGGCCTCCTCTG GAAGAGCCAGCAGCACCCCGAGAGCTGGGCCTCGGCCTGGGGTTGGGcctgaaagagaaggaggaggctgtggtggcagcagcggccGGGCTGGAGGAGGCTGGCGCAGCGGTGgctgtgggggcagggggcacccCAGCTGGCCCTGCAGTCATTGGGCCCAGCCTGCCACTGGCCCTGGCCATGCCTCTGCCCGAGCCTGAGCCCCTGCCCCTGCCGCTGGAAGTTGTGCGAGGCCTACTGCCCCCGCTGCGCATTCCTGAGCTCCTGTCCCTGCGTCCGAGACCCCGGCCCCCTCGGCCTGAACCACCCCCTGGCCTCATGGCTCTTGAG GTCCCAGAGCCTCTAGGTGAggacaagaagaaaggaaagccaGAGAAATTGAAACGCTGCATTCGCACAGCAGCTGGGAGCAGCTGGGAGGACCCCAGCCTGCTGGAGTGGGATGCAG ATGACTTCCGAATCTTCTGTGGGGATCTGGGCAATGAGGTGAATGATGACATCTTGGCACGAGCCTTCAGCCGCTTCCCATCCTTCCTTAAGGCTAAGGTGATCCGCGACAAGCGCACGGGCAAAACCAAGGGCTATGGCTTCGTCAGCTTTAAGGACCCCAGCGACTATGTGCGCGCCATGCGTGAGATGAATG GGAAGTATGTGGGCTCACGCCCCATCAAGCTGCGCAAGAGCATGTGGAAGGACCGGAACCTGGACGTGGTGCGCaagaagcaaaaggagaagaagaaattgGGCCTGAGATAG
- the RBM42 gene encoding RNA-binding protein 42 isoform X4, which translates to MAGAGPAPGLPGAGGPVVPGPGAGIPGKSGEERLKEMEAEMALFEQEVLGAPVTGIPTAVPAVPTVPTVEAMQVPAAPVIRPIIATNTYQQVQQTLEARAAAAATVVPPMVGGPPFVGPVGFGPGDRSHLDSPEAREAMFLRRAGGPRPMALRPPHQALVGPPLPGPPGPPMMLPPMARAPGPPLGSMAALRPPLEEPAAPRELGLGLGLGLKEKEEAVVAAAAGLEEAGAAVAVGAGGTPAGPAVIGPSLPLALAMPLPEPEPLPLPLEVVRGLLPPLRIPELLSLRPRPRPPRPEPPPGLMALEVPEPLGEDKKKGKPEKLKRCIRTAAGSSWEDPSLLEWDADDFRIFCGDLGNEVNDDILARAFSRFPSFLKAKVIRDKRTGKTKGYGFVSFKDPSDYVRAMREMNGKYVGSRPIKLRKSMWKDRNLDVVRKKQKEKKKLGLR; encoded by the exons ATGGCCGGGGCGGGGCCAGCCCCGGGACTCCCGGGTGCAGGAGGACCTGTGGTCCCGGGCCCTGGTGCTGGCATCCCGGGCAAGAGCGGCGAGGAACGCTTGAAGGAGATGGAGGCGGAGATGGCCCT gttTGAGCAGGAAGTTCTGGGGGCTCCGGTTACAGGAATCCCAACTGCTGTGCCTGCGGTGCCCACCGTCCCCACGGTAGAAGCAATGCAAGTCCCAGCAGCTCCTGTGATCCGCCCAATTATCGCCACCAACACATACCAGCAG GTCCAACAGACTCTGGAGGCCCGAGCAGCCGCTGCAGCCACAGTGGTTCCTCCCATGGTGGGTGGCCCACCTTTTGTGGGCCCAG TTGGCTTTGGTCCTGGTGATCGGAGTCACCTGGACAGTCCAGAGGCTCGAGAAGCCATGTTCCTGCGGCGAGCAG GTGGCCCCCGCCCTATGGCTCTGCGGCCCCCTCACCAGGCCCTCGTGGGCCCCCCTCTGCCTGGCCCCCCTGGACCACCTATGATGCTGCCACCGATGGCTCGGGCCCCAGGGCCCCCTCTTGGCTCCATGGCTGCTCTGAGGCCTCCTCTG GAAGAGCCAGCAGCACCCCGAGAGCTGGGCCTCGGCCTGGGGTTGGGcctgaaagagaaggaggaggctgtggtggcagcagcggccGGGCTGGAGGAGGCTGGCGCAGCGGTGgctgtgggggcagggggcacccCAGCTGGCCCTGCAGTCATTGGGCCCAGCCTGCCACTGGCCCTGGCCATGCCTCTGCCCGAGCCTGAGCCCCTGCCCCTGCCGCTGGAAGTTGTGCGAGGCCTACTGCCCCCGCTGCGCATTCCTGAGCTCCTGTCCCTGCGTCCGAGACCCCGGCCCCCTCGGCCTGAACCACCCCCTGGCCTCATGGCTCTTGAG GTCCCAGAGCCTCTAGGTGAggacaagaagaaaggaaagccaGAGAAATTGAAACGCTGCATTCGCACAGCAGCTGGGAGCAGCTGGGAGGACCCCAGCCTGCTGGAGTGGGATGCAG ATGACTTCCGAATCTTCTGTGGGGATCTGGGCAATGAGGTGAATGATGACATCTTGGCACGAGCCTTCAGCCGCTTCCCATCCTTCCTTAAGGCTAAGGTGATCCGCGACAAGCGCACGGGCAAAACCAAGGGCTATGGCTTCGTCAGCTTTAAGGACCCCAGCGACTATGTGCGCGCCATGCGTGAGATGAATG GGAAGTATGTGGGCTCACGCCCCATCAAGCTGCGCAAGAGCATGTGGAAGGACCGGAACCTGGACGTGGTGCGCaagaagcaaaaggagaagaagaaattgGGCCTGAGATAG
- the RBM42 gene encoding RNA-binding protein 42 isoform X2, translating into MAGAGPAPGLPGAGGPVVPGPGAGIPGKSGEERLKEMEAEMALFEQEVLGAPVTGIPTAVPAVPTVPTVEAMQVPAAPVIRPIIATNTYQQVQQTLEARAAAAATVVPPMVGGPPFVGPVGFGPGDRSHLDSPEAREAMFLRRAAAAPQRAPILHPAFIPHVLQRAAGGPRPMALRPPHQALVGPPLPGPPGPPMMLPPMARAPGPPLGSMAALRPPLEEPAAPRELGLGLGLGLKEKEEAVVAAAAGLEEAGAAVAVGAGGTPAGPAVIGPSLPLALAMPLPEPEPLPLPLEVVRGLLPPLRIPELLSLRPRPRPPRPEPPPGLMALEVPEPLGEDKKKGKPEKLKRCIRTAAGSSWEDPSLLEWDADDFRIFCGDLGNEVNDDILARAFSRFPSFLKAKVIRDKRTGKTKGYGFVSFKDPSDYVRAMREMNGKYVGSRPIKLRKSMWKDRNLDVVRKKQKEKKKLGLR; encoded by the exons ATGGCCGGGGCGGGGCCAGCCCCGGGACTCCCGGGTGCAGGAGGACCTGTGGTCCCGGGCCCTGGTGCTGGCATCCCGGGCAAGAGCGGCGAGGAACGCTTGAAGGAGATGGAGGCGGAGATGGCCCT gttTGAGCAGGAAGTTCTGGGGGCTCCGGTTACAGGAATCCCAACTGCTGTGCCTGCGGTGCCCACCGTCCCCACGGTAGAAGCAATGCAAGTCCCAGCAGCTCCTGTGATCCGCCCAATTATCGCCACCAACACATACCAGCAG GTCCAACAGACTCTGGAGGCCCGAGCAGCCGCTGCAGCCACAGTGGTTCCTCCCATGGTGGGTGGCCCACCTTTTGTGGGCCCAG TTGGCTTTGGTCCTGGTGATCGGAGTCACCTGGACAGTCCAGAGGCTCGAGAAGCCATGTTCCTGCGGCGAGCAG CTGCGGCCCCCCAGAGGGCCCCTATTCTGCATCCAGCCTTCATCCCTCACGTGCTACAGAGAGCAG CAGGTGGCCCCCGCCCTATGGCTCTGCGGCCCCCTCACCAGGCCCTCGTGGGCCCCCCTCTGCCTGGCCCCCCTGGACCACCTATGATGCTGCCACCGATGGCTCGGGCCCCAGGGCCCCCTCTTGGCTCCATGGCTGCTCTGAGGCCTCCTCTG GAAGAGCCAGCAGCACCCCGAGAGCTGGGCCTCGGCCTGGGGTTGGGcctgaaagagaaggaggaggctgtggtggcagcagcggccGGGCTGGAGGAGGCTGGCGCAGCGGTGgctgtgggggcagggggcacccCAGCTGGCCCTGCAGTCATTGGGCCCAGCCTGCCACTGGCCCTGGCCATGCCTCTGCCCGAGCCTGAGCCCCTGCCCCTGCCGCTGGAAGTTGTGCGAGGCCTACTGCCCCCGCTGCGCATTCCTGAGCTCCTGTCCCTGCGTCCGAGACCCCGGCCCCCTCGGCCTGAACCACCCCCTGGCCTCATGGCTCTTGAG GTCCCAGAGCCTCTAGGTGAggacaagaagaaaggaaagccaGAGAAATTGAAACGCTGCATTCGCACAGCAGCTGGGAGCAGCTGGGAGGACCCCAGCCTGCTGGAGTGGGATGCAG ATGACTTCCGAATCTTCTGTGGGGATCTGGGCAATGAGGTGAATGATGACATCTTGGCACGAGCCTTCAGCCGCTTCCCATCCTTCCTTAAGGCTAAGGTGATCCGCGACAAGCGCACGGGCAAAACCAAGGGCTATGGCTTCGTCAGCTTTAAGGACCCCAGCGACTATGTGCGCGCCATGCGTGAGATGAATG GGAAGTATGTGGGCTCACGCCCCATCAAGCTGCGCAAGAGCATGTGGAAGGACCGGAACCTGGACGTGGTGCGCaagaagcaaaaggagaagaagaaattgGGCCTGAGATAG